GGGTGGGCGGGAGGACGTTCAGCCGGAAAGTACGGGGCATCCCGCTGGAGATGGGGGGGCAGTGGGCCGGGCCCGGGCACCACAAGGTCGCCGCGCTCGCGAAAGAGCTCGGGGTTAGCCTCGTGAGCGCCCCTTCACGCAGCTCCGGATGCGACATTTTATATGTAGGTGGTATGAGGATCGCGGGTGAGGGGGAGATGCCGCCCGATCTTCCAGGGGCTTTCGAAGAGGCAGAGCAGGCACTCGGTGAGCTGGGTGAGATGGCCCGGGAGGTGCCCGCCGGGAGGCCCTGGGATGCCGGGCGGGCCGGCGAGTGGGATTCGCAGACGCTTCACAGCTGGAGGGCGGAACGGCTCTCCGATCTCCGGGCGCTGTTCTACTTCGACCTCGCCGTGGAGTCGCTCTATGCTTGTGAGCCGCGTGAGATCTCACTCCTCGGCGTTCTCGCCGACATAGCCTCCACCGGCAGCTTCCAGGGGCTCTTCGAGCTCGAGGCCGGGGCAGAGGAGTACGCGGTAGAAGGTGGGGCCCAGCGACTGTGCGATCTGATGGCGGGCGAGGTGGGGGAGAGCCTGCTGCTCGGAGCTCCGGTGCGGACGATTCGCCGCCATGGAGGAGAGCTCTTGGTTGGCTCGGGTGCCGGTGAGCTCGAGGCGCAGAGCGTCATAGTTGCCGTCCCGCCCGCCATGGCCCTGGGCATCGACTACGATCCGCCACTCGACCCGGCGCTATCTGGTCTCTTTCGGCGCATGCCGATGGGGGAAGTCATCAAATGTCACGTCGTATACGAGGAGCCGTTCTGGAGGGGGGCCGGCCTGAGCGGCAGGGCCGAGAGCGACGAGGGGCCCTGCAAGATCGTCGTAGACAGCACCCTGCCCGATGAGAGGGCCGGGGTGCTCACCGGGTTCATGCTCGGCGATGATGCGAGGTTTTGGGGGCGTCGTTCTCAGGCAGAGCGCAGGGATGGGGTCCTGCGCCTGATCGGGCGTCTCTTCGGGGAGCGGGCGTTCCGGCCGCTGGACTACGTGGAGGTGAACTGGGCCGAAGAGCGCTGGACGGGGGGTGGGTACGCCGGGTGCCCGGTTCCCGGGGCGCTGGTCGGATACGGTGAGGCAGCGCTGCAGGAGAAAGGTGGTCCTGTGTTTTTCGCCGGGACCGAGCTCTCCCCGCGGTGGAGTGGGTACATGGAGGGGGCCGTGGAATCCGGGGAGTGGGCCGCAGGCATGCTTCTCGGAGAGCGCCGGATGGCCGGATGAGACGATAATTCCTGCGTGGGAAAGGGATCTTCAAAGGGAGGAGCGAATAGGTGGAAGAGAAACAAACCAGGGGAAATCTCCGGGAGGCAACCCCTTCCGGGAGGAAAACGGCCATCGAGCTCAAGGGGGTATGCAAGCGGTTCGGTGATACTTCTGCCGTAGAGGACCTCACCCTCAGCATCTACGAGGGGGAGTTCTTCTCTCTGCTCGGGCCCTCGGGCTGCGGCAAGACGACCACGTTGCGCATGATCGCCGGTTTCGAGGAACCGACCGAAGGTGAGATCTCCGTCGCCGGAAAGTCGATGAGGGGCGTGCCACCCTACCGCCGGCCGGTCAACACCGTCTTTCAGTCCTACGCCCTCTTCCCACACCTGAGCGTCTTCGACAACATCGCCTTCGGGCTTAGGGAGGCAAAGGTCCCCAAGAGGGAGATAGAGCAGAGGGTCGCCGATGCTTGCGCGCTGGTGCAGCTGGAGGGGCTCGAGGGGCGCAAACCTTTCCGGCTCTCCGGTGGGCAGCAGCAGCGGGTCGCGCTCGCCCGGGCGCTCGTCAACCGGCCCAAGGTGCTCCTTCTGGACGAGCCGCTTGGGGCGCTCGATCTGAAACTACGAAAAGGGATGCAGCTGGAGCTCAAGAACCTCCAGCACGAGGTCGGGATCACCTTCGTCTACGTCACCCACGACCAGGAGGAGGCCCTGACCATGAGCGACCGGATCGCGGTGATGAACCAGGGGAGGGTCTACCAGCTTGCCGATCCTGCCACCCTCTACGAGAGCCCGCGGAACAGGTTCGTCGCAGACTTTATAGGGCAGACCAATATCTTTTCGGGAGAGGTCGAGGAGGTCGTAGGGGAGAGGGCCCTGCTGCGCACCGATGAGGGGCTACGCGTCGAGGCCGCCATCCGCGCGCGCCGCGTAGAGCCGGGGGCTCGCGCCCACGCCGCGGTGAGACCCGAGAAGATCCGCTTCTCGGCTGGCGGGGACAACGCTTTCCTGGGGGTCGTCAGGGATGCGGTCTACATGGGTTCCAGCACCCAGTACATGGTCGAGCTCCGGGAGAAAAGAAGGATCACCGTCAACCACCAGAACATCCGGGATGGGGACATACTGCGGGTGGGTGAGGAGGTTGAGGTGTCCTGGGATGCAGCCAACTGTCTGCTGCTGGAGGAGTAGAGATGACGGGGAAGAGAATATCCAGGAGGAGTTTTCTCAGGTTGAGCGGGGCCGGGGCCCTCGCTGGGCTTGGGGTTGCAGCCACGGGGTGTACCGTCAATACCACGGCTCAGCAGGGGGAGAGTAAGGGAGGTGGGAGCAAGAATCAGCTCAACCTCTACAACTGGACCGATTACATCGCCCCCTCGAACATAAAGGACTTCGAGAAGAAGACCGGGGCCAGGGTAGTGCAGGACTTCTACACCTCCAACGAGGAGATGCTGGCCAAACTGCAAGCCGGGGGGACGGGCTACGATATCATCGTGCCCTCCGACTACATGGTACAGATCATGGCCAAGAGCAAGCTGCTCGAGGAGCTGGATCACTCCAGGATCCCTAACTTCAAGAACATAGGGAAAGACTTCAGGAGCCTGCCTTTCGACCCCGGCAACAGGCACAGCATCCCCTGGCAGTGGGGAACCACCGGCATCTTCTACAATCGCCGAAAGGTCGGCAAGAAGATCGAGAGC
This genomic window from Rubrobacter naiadicus contains:
- a CDS encoding flavin monoamine oxidase family protein, encoding VGGRTFSRKVRGIPLEMGGQWAGPGHHKVAALAKELGVSLVSAPSRSSGCDILYVGGMRIAGEGEMPPDLPGAFEEAEQALGELGEMAREVPAGRPWDAGRAGEWDSQTLHSWRAERLSDLRALFYFDLAVESLYACEPREISLLGVLADIASTGSFQGLFELEAGAEEYAVEGGAQRLCDLMAGEVGESLLLGAPVRTIRRHGGELLVGSGAGELEAQSVIVAVPPAMALGIDYDPPLDPALSGLFRRMPMGEVIKCHVVYEEPFWRGAGLSGRAESDEGPCKIVVDSTLPDERAGVLTGFMLGDDARFWGRRSQAERRDGVLRLIGRLFGERAFRPLDYVEVNWAEERWTGGGYAGCPVPGALVGYGEAALQEKGGPVFFAGTELSPRWSGYMEGAVESGEWAAGMLLGERRMAG
- a CDS encoding ABC transporter ATP-binding protein, coding for MEEKQTRGNLREATPSGRKTAIELKGVCKRFGDTSAVEDLTLSIYEGEFFSLLGPSGCGKTTTLRMIAGFEEPTEGEISVAGKSMRGVPPYRRPVNTVFQSYALFPHLSVFDNIAFGLREAKVPKREIEQRVADACALVQLEGLEGRKPFRLSGGQQQRVALARALVNRPKVLLLDEPLGALDLKLRKGMQLELKNLQHEVGITFVYVTHDQEEALTMSDRIAVMNQGRVYQLADPATLYESPRNRFVADFIGQTNIFSGEVEEVVGERALLRTDEGLRVEAAIRARRVEPGARAHAAVRPEKIRFSAGGDNAFLGVVRDAVYMGSSTQYMVELREKRRITVNHQNIRDGDILRVGEEVEVSWDAANCLLLEE